TGCCAAAATCTATTGCCATATCTATTAAACCAATCCAAAATCCAGCACCATCCAAAAAGCCTTTTCCACCATCAATCATCATCAAGTCCTCTTCTGTCAATTCCATAAACCCATTCATTGGTAATACTACTTCCATTCTTTTTCCCTCCTTCCTTTTTTGTACTACAACCGCGCGATTTTCATCTATGTCTAAAAATACCATGGTAAATCTTTTTGCAAGATAGGAACTAAAAATTATGACCAGCACTGATGAACTTAGAAATTATGACCATTCTATATGTTTAGGTAAAGTTTACTCGACTGATAATTCTTCATCTATAAGAATAATTTACCTCTATTGGTAAACACGTTCAACCTTTAAAAAAACTTTATTTTTATCTGTTTTTTTGAATTATCTCCCGTTATTTCAATTTATCTTAATTTTACACTAATTATTTCGATTGTTTGTTTTAAGTGCAAATTTTCCCTGTTTTAATTTTTAAAAAGCATACAATTACATACTGACTATATGTCCATGCTTCTTCATTTTTAAGTTTTCTTTATTTCTTTTATAATAATACAAAATTGTTCATTTTTTCAATGTCCGAAAGTATACTGTTTTTGATTTTTTTTAATAAATTTTTCTGTAAAAAGTATACTTTAGTATACTAATAATTGTCGTAAATCAAAAATATCTTCCGGTTTATTTGCTTTAACTCCTTTTGCCGTAAACCCAAACTTTTCAGCCGCTTTTATCAAGCCATATACACTTGTCCCTTGTTTATCCGTTCCTGCAGCTTCTCGTATTTTGATATAGGTATTTTAAGGCCATATTGCTTTGATATTGTTGCAAGACATGCTGCATCACAATCTT
The window above is part of the Thermoanaerobacterium sp. PSU-2 genome. Proteins encoded here:
- a CDS encoding lactococcin G-beta/enterocin 1071B family bacteriocin (Among the bacteriocins in this family, lactococcin G-beta was reported to be the beta chain of a two-chain bacteriocin, while enterocin 1071B was reported to act on its own.); the encoded protein is MEVVLPMNGFMELTEEDLMMIDGGKGFLDGAGFWIGLIDMAIDFGNGVVDGFKDGLNAWK